The nucleotide window gcctgTTTATGTACATCTTCTCCTACTTATTACTATTAACCCCACCCTGACATGTTATGTCTATGTATTATTGTCTGGTTTTGTATTGGCTTGTCTTGCAGGTTTGACAAATTGTAAGACTGCATAATTCCATTAGAGATCCTGTGAAGCATGTGAAATTTGGAAACATATAAAAGCTGCAAGTCATTTACCTTTCTATTGTCTGATTCTTTACGAAAAAATTaatacattcttttaaaaaacgaAGCAGAATTTCAGTGCAACACAGCACAGAACTCTCAGCAAGACATCCTGCAAATACCCACTCCACCACTACCTACATACCTCTCCATCAGAGAATACATCAAGGAAATGCATCCATATGTTTCTTCTTAACCTAAGTAATCACTCAATTAAGTCACAAAACCTCAATTTGCTGAAGAGAAAGGGGGAGAGTGACAAATAGCATGGTAGTGAGGGTTAACGAAGGAGACTTGGAATAAGGACACCTGAGTGCTAAGCCTATATCTGACATGGATTTGTTCTGTTGTACtgggcaagttatttaatttCCAACACCTCTTttttccacctgtaaaatggggaatacTGCCCACCTTTATAAAACGCTTTGAGATACCCGGAGACGCAAGCGGAAGGCACTAGATATGAAGTACAAATACTATTAACACTTTTAACAACTTTCTGGTTGCACGTATAGCCTTATAACTACTTTGCTGGCAATGAATTGTGCACAAAGCACTATGGTAATCTCTAAAATGTTTACAACATAATGTAGTATTAGTACAGTCATATGTGAACCTGCTGTGTGTCTCAGATCTAGAGCTGGGCAACATTTTTCAGCTGAgtagtttatttgctgaaaaatgcagctctggtggacccaACTATATGCAAATTTCACATGAATAGTTTGGCCAGTCACAGAGGAGGAGGTCGCTGGAGAAGATGGTGATGCCACCACTCCCTTTTCTTGTAGCCTTTAGCctagtggtttgggcactcaccTGTGATAGAGGAAACCCAGGTTTGAATCCCAACTCAGAAACAAATCCAAAATGAACTTTTTCAAGATTCAGTTCAAcccaaataaattattttaatataatatatggagatatacctatatcatagaactggaaaggaccctgaaaggtcattgaattagcctcctgccttcactagcaggaccaagtactgattttgccccagatccctaggtgggccccctcaaggactgaattcataaccctgtgtttagcaggccaatgctcaaaccactgaagtaTCCCTCCCACAGAAGCTCCATCACATCAAAAAATCAGTTACGCTCCCAGATCTACTCAGCGCTCACATGGGGTCTGAATCTGGAATGCTGGAATCAGCAGTTTCATGATACTGGTGGATGACAGTTGTGTGAGTAGCTGAGAGGAGACAAGTGTTTGCTCAGCTAGCTCCCAGATCTACCTAAGTGCAGCTTACTGTGAAAAGTGCCGATACATTTCCCCCCTATTTATCTGTGTCAGAGCTTGTGATTACAAGAATCAAGCCTGTGCCTGTCTCCAAAAACTCAGGCAGGAGGGATAGTGAAGTACTAGTGCTAAGCTATCAGAAAAATTACAGCAAGAGCTTCTATcccctgaggtcctttccaaccctgatattctaggattgtGGTTGGTCACGGTCGGGGCTGGGACACAAACTGGATAGGGGGCAGAATATGGCTGGAGGGGATATTAAACCTTATCCTTCTGGACTTGAACGAGTGACAGTCAAACTTCAGGGGTTAAGGAGCTGAATTaatgatcaacattacccaaaagagccacagtattgTGAATGACAGGGGAAAGGTTTAGTGTGTGTCTACACATAGAGATACAcactaaatatatattttaggaggatggatagctcactggtttgagcactggcctgctaaacccagggttgagagtttccttgagggggccatttagggatctggggtaaaaatctgtctggggattggtcctgctttgagcagggggctggactaaataacctcctgaggtcccttccaaccttgatattctatgattctagtctATTGTTTAGAATGGGAGGAAGAATACATAGATATCGGTGTACTACTTTGCTAGTAGTAAGGGTTAAAGGAAAATAACTTCTGCTGCGACCTTTCCACACCATAACAGAAAAGTCATAGTCATCTCTCTCACAATAGACCTAGGAAGTCTTCAGGGCTGGGTGTGGTGTGGAAGGAACCTTTCCCCTACCACTACGATATGAGACCTTACAGCACAGTTTCTGGAGACACTTAACCCTGTATATGCCAGAATTGTTCACATTCTGGTTTGGGCCATTAAAAAATTATACAGATGTCCAGTACACTCAACATTGTAGTTCTTTTCTTGAAAAATGTGACTAAGTGAAACGATCTTAAGCGAATccgatttccccataagaattaatgtaaaggcggggtggggtgggttaGGTTATACTATAGAGCTTTATAATTAGTGTTGTGTAAACTAACTCCTATTGATATCAAGAGTACGAACATCAACGGTTAATGAAAAAAGCAGTGTTTAAAAGTACTCTAGGCAGCCAGTAGCTATGGAACTGTAGATTCCAAAGAATTTTGCATGTAGGAGATATATTTCAAAACTAGAAGTCTCCTGTTCAGCAAAACATTGATTGCATCATACCCAGATTTAAAACCATTTTGACTATGATCTGCTAATGACTGTTCTTCCCATGATTATTATACATTTCCCAATGTCACTGTGACTCTAAAAGAAAATGATGCATTTAACTTCAGTATGTCCCAGGTCCAGATTATCTCCACAATTACATTGCATACACACAAACAGACAAGATTAATTATTATCTCTTGTTCATTTATATACCTTTATAGTCAATATACACATGTAAATTTCAGGGCTTCAGCTCCATCAAGGGTACTTTCTGGTGACATCAGGTGCCACATACGTCTCTCTTATCTGGGCCATGTCATTGCCAAAACCTCCAGTATATAGAATTTAGCCATAGACTGTCAAATAATCAATCCTTAAATCTAATTTTttacttaaaaagaaagctttcccTTCCATGATCACTCTTTGCACTTTCCTTTTCCATCCAAATGCATCTAGATCCAGAGTAATGAATATACTACATTCACACATCTGGCACAAGACTTCTTGTCAAAACATAGTGCCTCAGAACTCCACCAgattatttgtttctttttccaaCAGACACGATAAATGTCAGAGGAGAAATACATATCTTTTTAGACTGCAATCCATCTAGTGCCTGTCACATAAAGCTAATATTCAATACACTTTGTATGAGAGGAGGAAACCAAAATTTAGTTTGCCAAACAAGACATTTTCATGCTGCAGGTGTAGAGACCGTCTCAAGGTTTCAGCATCGTCTATGAGCTGAAAATGAAAAGCACCTTTTGCTATTAAATTACACTCTTCTTTTTTCCTTTGCCTGCCAAGTGCCAGTAAATTTTGTCAAAGTAATTATGTGTAAAATTTAAAGCTTTGAAAGCTATTTATCCTTATTATGCAACCCGCTTAAATGGAAGAAAGATGAAAATATGACAACTCCTGCTTCACCAATAAAAAACAAGcgaagggaagggagagaacaTCTTGTGATCAGCACAGAAAAATTTATATTGGGTTTGCTTAAAATATTAGATCTAGATTAATTAAAAGCCTAAAGACTCTACTTGGTATAAAATATGATATCCCAAGTGCCAGGCACAGTAACTTGAGAGATCACCTGAAACATCCCTTTGATTGAGGTCAAGAGAAACACCACAGAGGGATCAACTCACTGAAAACAAACAGGACtggatgcagagaaaaaaaaactgcatgACCCATATGGTTGAAAATGCACTGACATCTAGATAACAGATCCTCAGGTGTATTGGGAGAAGGTATGGGAACAAGACTACATATACAGTTCTGTGAAAATAAGATTTGCCTTTGTTTAGGGGACCACCGTGAGATGTGACAATATTACACACTTCAAGATAAACAAGCCCAGAATAGATTGTTGTTCAAACAAATCATGGAGTTTTGAAGCAAAATCATTGAGGATGCACTTTAAAGTAATCCTTTCAAGGTTAAACTGCCAAACATCACTAAAGTGCTGAGAAAACATTTTGGGTGTTATGAAGAAGTTGTATTATATACACATGTTTAAAATGAACATTTACTTCATGAGGCAGTCACGTATCTGAGTATATGCAGGTCAGGACAGAGATCTTTAAAATAAGGGGAGAGTGGTTTTGGAGAAGTGTTGCCTCACTGTTTAAATCCACTGTAAAACAGACAGAGTGCTGCAATTCAGAGACTGTAAACCTAGTTCCATTTCCTAGAGAATGTATTCAAGGTATTTATATACATTTCTGTAACAAAGTTATAGCACTGGAATATATTACAGATTCACTGTGTCACATTAGGAATTTGAAAGAGATTGGGGGAAAGGATCACATTAAAAATAAGGCTTGctagaaaaaaatcaaagtaaacTTTCACCGGTttctagcatttttttttttttttaaatattgggtaAATGCTACAGGGATCTTTATCTTATCTCTTCTGTTTCTATCACACTGGACTCCTACCTTGCCTGATGTATCAGAGAGACTACACTATTTCTGGATGTACCGTGTTCTAGCACCAACACAATATCGCTCCCTGACATACTTCCAGGGATGGTGCTGGCAAATACTGACATCTTCACCGTTGGTGCTCTCCAATAGTTAAGAGATAAGTGAGGTAGCCTGAATACCCCACGTATCAGCAGGACTGAGGGAGGGTATCAGCTCCAGGCAGAACCATTCTTGGTCCAGCTCAGCCAGGAAGAGCACAACTTAAAAGATGTCTCATTTATAAGCAGCACAAATATAGTCAAAAACAGATTCGCAGGAGGAGACTCTTTGAAATAGAGAAACATGAGGCTAACTCAACTTAATACTCTACAAACTTAGCTCCACTAACATGTGCACAGTTCTTTAGTGATTATTGTCATTTGCTTACCTGATGTGACCAATCAGTTCAATCAACTTGTGGCTAAAGAAGTAGGCAGTCAGCTCAGACACATGGCTCAAGAcagaacagactccaaagagggtGGTAGTGCCATTCAGGTCTTCCAAGTGCCAGTAGAGAAAGGTGAACACAAACCCATACCCAAACCCCATAAACCAAGCCACAAACAGCACAGACCCATACTGTATACTGCAAAGGAGCTTTATCAGGTCCCAAAAACTGAATGACTGAGACTGGCTTATGCTGCTGGGGGTGTCAGAGGATTCAGTGGAGGCATTTCCATCCACCTGTGGGATCTCTACTTCCTTCCTCTTGTTTTCATCTTCTTTGTAGTGGTTATAATGGAATCTGAACTGGGTGGCCACAATAAGCGCCATTGACATCAGTACACCAAAGACTATGAAAACAATCCTGTAGTTCTTGTACTCAGGAGCTTTACACCCCAGACCTTCGATGATCACTTCTATACGGGTATAGTCTATACCAATTCCCACTGACAGCATGGCCAGTCCCCAGCCCAGAGAGCCCCACATCCGCTGCAAGCCATAGCGATCCCTGTGTTTGCCAAGGTATTGGAGAGTCACGGTGTCCACAATGGTAACAGATGAGGCACTGAAAAACTCTCCTATAATGACAACCAAGAGAATGAGTAGAAAGATAGCTTCTACTTCTTGATGATCATAAACCAGCATGACGTGGTCAGAAGATACTGGCTTCGCAGTGACAACAGGTGGTGATGTAGGGTGGGTCATATTTCCTGGCAGTCCTGGATTTGCGGTGGTATTCTTTGAAATAAAATTTGTATTGTTGTTATCCAAGGCAAGGTCTCCATTTCTGGTCTGAGCAGAAAATGGAAACAATTCCAAAGTTGGGGGACTGTTAGCTAACAGGTCCCGTTTCCCACGACCTTTCTGTAATGTAGCACTAGCTGTAGTTAGTAGAGAAGAAATGGTGGCATTTTGCGACAGCGATGTTAAAAGGTGGCTGGCATTGGAAGGATGTGGTGGTGGAGGGACCTTTGGTACACATCTTAAGGTAGCTGGTCTAACAAATCCAATCCCCAGGTTAAATAAAATCCAAcataaaagtgaaaagagaaggacaactttcccttttttaaagcgaTCTGCCACCACTCCCCagaaaggagcactgcagaactcAATAAAGTACCTAATACCCACCAGAAGTCCACTCTGACTAGGTGACATGCCCAGCTGCTTATAATACACAGGAAGCAATGGGTAAAGGGAGCCATATgcagaataaaagaaaaaataaaagaccTTGGAGATCAGAAGATCGTTGTTTATTCTGACACAGTGCCTTTCTAACCAGTCTAGCTCCTCATCTGGGACAGTGGTGGTCTCAGTTGAAGGGGTTTCATTTTGGGGCTGAAGATCTTGCTCCTTGGAAATTCCATTGAAAGGATCAGCAAGCACATACTTTCTCTTCTGTTCTTCTTCATCATCAGTTAAGATGGCAACTTTATCATCAGCCGCCATAGCTCACCACAAGCATCCGATACTCAACACAACAACCCTCCACAATGACTGCAGGTATCCTGTagagaaaataaaacagactACAGTTAAAGCGCAACACAGAAAGAAGGGTGCAATCATGGAAGGTCAGGCACTGAGGAATAAAAGAAAACCTCTTTTTATTACTTACATGCCTTGCCCATAAATACCTCAGGATCTGAGGAAAGAAAAACACTGTATTCAACCGTTAATTCACTTTGATAATGATAAGACAATATCGGCAATCACGAAAAAGTGGATTTAGTGACCGACACTGCCACTACTATAGCAACTTATCTTCTAGCAGCAGTTCTGTAGCTCTTTCAATAACCATCCTATACATTTATTacaggagagattttcaaaggcacaaaatagGAGCTAAGCAACTAACTgcaatttgtgcctttgaaatctTCCCCTACAAATCATCTGCTTTGTAAGAATCTAACTCCAGTATTTACAGTTTTGCTTAAATAACCGTAGGACACAGAATGCGATGACTCAGAGGACAAGTAATGAGATATGGAGCTTTTCTTCACTAGTCATATCCATTCCACCGGAAAGCCTATGCAAAATTATTTGATCTCCAACTGGAGTCCCATTTGCAGAAATACTGAGCATCTACAatttcag belongs to Gopherus flavomarginatus isolate rGopFla2 chromosome 10, rGopFla2.mat.asm, whole genome shotgun sequence and includes:
- the MFSD6 gene encoding major facilitator superfamily domain-containing protein 6 isoform X1, with protein sequence MAADDKVAILTDDEEEQKRKYVLADPFNGISKEQDLQPQNETPSTETTTVPDEELDWLERHCVRINNDLLISKVFYFFFYSAYGSLYPLLPVYYKQLGMSPSQSGLLVGIRYFIEFCSAPFWGVVADRFKKGKVVLLFSLLCWILFNLGIGFVRPATLRCVPKVPPPPHPSNASHLLTSLSQNATISSLLTTASATLQKGRGKRDLLANSPPTLELFPFSAQTRNGDLALDNNNTNFISKNTTANPGLPGNMTHPTSPPVVTAKPVSSDHVMLVYDHQEVEAIFLLILLVVIIGEFFSASSVTIVDTVTLQYLGKHRDRYGLQRMWGSLGWGLAMLSVGIGIDYTRIEVIIEGLGCKAPEYKNYRIVFIVFGVLMSMALIVATQFRFHYNHYKEDENKRKEVEIPQVDGNASTESSDTPSSISQSQSFSFWDLIKLLCSIQYGSVLFVAWFMGFGYGFVFTFLYWHLEDLNGTTTLFGVCSVLSHVSELTAYFFSHKLIELIGHIRVLYIGLACNTARYIYISYLENAWTVLPMEVLQGVTHAAIWAACISYLSAAVPPELRTSAQGILQGLHLGLGRGCGAMIGGVLVNYLGAAATFRGIGMACLVILLLFALIQWLAVPDEKEEKTMLAERIPVPSSPVPIATIDLIHQQSEDIMPRTEPRLPPKKTKHQEEQEDVNKPAWGISSSPWVTLAYAVYQIKEMVQLSKSNLMPENQPLQIVNKRWPKSIQPYHDKTLKRLQSIASFPTKTSENQSTPAASPTEQPPNLRETDESRDYSIPAATLNSQTDPEPPSVGSASLCQ
- the MFSD6 gene encoding major facilitator superfamily domain-containing protein 6 isoform X3 — protein: MAADDKVAILTDDEEEQKRKYVLADPFNGISKEQDLQPQNETPSTETTTVPDEELDWLERHCVRINNDLLISKVFYFFFYSAYGSLYPLLPVYYKQLGMSPSQSGLLVGIRYFIEFCSAPFWGVVADRFKKGKVVLLFSLLCWILFNLGIGFVRPATLRCVPKVPPPPHPSNASHLLTSLSQNATISSLLTTASATLQKGRGKRDLLANSPPTLELFPFSAQTRNGDLALDNNNTNFISKNTTANPGLPGNMTHPTSPPVVTAKPVSSDHVMLVYDHQEVEAIFLLILLVVIIGEFFSASSVTIVDTVTLQYLGKHRDRYGLQRMWGSLGWGLAMLSVGIGIDYTRIEVIIEGLGCKAPEYKNYRIVFIVFGVLMSMALIVATQFRFHYNHYKEDENKRKEVEIPQVDGNASTESSDTPSSISQSQSFSFWDLIKLLCSIQYGSVLFVAWFMGFGYGFVFTFLYWHLEDLNGTTTLFGVCSVLSHVSELTAYFFSHKLIELIGHIRVLYIGLACNTARYIYISYLENAWTVLPMEVLQGVTHAAIWAACISYLSAAVPPELRTSAQGILQGLHLGLGRGCGAMIGGVLVNYLGAAATFRGIGMACLVILLLFALIQWLAVPDEKEEKTMLAERIPVPSSPVPIATIDLIHQQSEDIMPRTEPRLPPKKTKHQEEQEDVNKPAWGISSSPWVTLAYAVYQIKEMVQLSKSNLMPENQPLQIVNKRWPKSIQPYHDKTLKRLQSIASFPTLGKKMEENQ
- the MFSD6 gene encoding major facilitator superfamily domain-containing protein 6 isoform X5; amino-acid sequence: MAADDKVAILTDDEEEQKRKYVLADPFNGISKEQDLQPQNETPSTETTTVPDEELDWLERHCVRINNDLLISKVFYFFFYSAYGSLYPLLPVYYKQLGMSPSQSGLLVGIRYFIEFCSAPFWGVVADRFKKGKVVLLFSLLCWILFNLGIGFVRPATLRCVPKVPPPPHPSNASHLLTSLSQNATISSLLTTASATLQKGRGKRDLLANSPPTLELFPFSAQTRNGDLALDNNNTNFISKNTTANPGLPGNMTHPTSPPVVTAKPVSSDHVMLVYDHQEVEAIFLLILLVVIIGEFFSASSVTIVDTVTLQYLGKHRDRYGLQRMWGSLGWGLAMLSVGIGIDYTRIEVIIEGLGCKAPEYKNYRIVFIVFGVLMSMALIVATQFRFHYNHYKEDENKRKEVEIPQVDGNASTESSDTPSSISQSQSFSFWDLIKLLCSIQYGSVLFVAWFMGFGYGFVFTFLYWHLEDLNGTTTLFGVCSVLSHVSELTAYFFSHKLIELIGHIRVLYIGLACNTARYIYISYLENAWTVLPMEVLQGVTHAAIWAACISYLSAAVPPELRTSAQGILQGLHLGLGRGCGAMIGGVLVNYLGAAATFRGIGMACLVILLLFALIQWLAVPDEKEEKTMLAERIPVPSSPVPIATIDLIHQQSEDIMPRTEPRLPPKKTKHQEEQEDVNKPAWGISSSPWVTLAYAVYQIKEMVQLSKSNLMPENQPLQLGKKMEENQ
- the MFSD6 gene encoding major facilitator superfamily domain-containing protein 6 isoform X2, whose amino-acid sequence is MAADDKVAILTDDEEEQKRKYVLADPFNGISKEQDLQPQNETPSTETTTVPDEELDWLERHCVRINNDLLISKVFYFFFYSAYGSLYPLLPVYYKQLGMSPSQSGLLVGIRYFIEFCSAPFWGVVADRFKKGKVVLLFSLLCWILFNLGIGFVRPATLRCVPKVPPPPHPSNASHLLTSLSQNATISSLLTTASATLQKGRGKRDLLANSPPTLELFPFSAQTRNGDLALDNNNTNFISKNTTANPGLPGNMTHPTSPPVVTAKPVSSDHVMLVYDHQEVEAIFLLILLVVIIGEFFSASSVTIVDTVTLQYLGKHRDRYGLQRMWGSLGWGLAMLSVGIGIDYTRIEVIIEGLGCKAPEYKNYRIVFIVFGVLMSMALIVATQFRFHYNHYKEDENKRKEVEIPQVDGNASTESSDTPSSISQSQSFSFWDLIKLLCSIQYGSVLFVAWFMGFGYGFVFTFLYWHLEDLNGTTTLFGVCSVLSHVSELTAYFFSHKLIELIGHIRVLYIGLACNTARYIYISYLENAWTVLPMEVLQGVTHAAIWAACISYLSAAVPPELRTSAQGILQGLHLGLGRGCGAMIGGVLVNYLGAAATFRGIGMACLVILLLFALIQWLAVPDEKEEKTMLAERIPVPSSPVPIATIDLIHQQSEDIMPRTEPRLPPKKTKHQEEQEDVNKPAWGISSSPWVTLAYAVYQIKEMVQLSKSNLMPENQPLQKTSENQSTPAASPTEQPPNLRETDESRDYSIPAATLNSQTDPEPPSVGSASLCQ
- the MFSD6 gene encoding major facilitator superfamily domain-containing protein 6 isoform X4, producing the protein MAADDKVAILTDDEEEQKRKYVLADPFNGISKEQDLQPQNETPSTETTTVPDEELDWLERHCVRINNDLLISKVFYFFFYSAYGSLYPLLPVYYKQLGMSPSQSGLLVGIRYFIEFCSAPFWGVVADRFKKGKVVLLFSLLCWILFNLGIGFVRPATLRCVPKVPPPPHPSNASHLLTSLSQNATISSLLTTASATLQKGRGKRDLLANSPPTLELFPFSAQTRNGDLALDNNNTNFISKNTTANPGLPGNMTHPTSPPVVTAKPVSSDHVMLVYDHQEVEAIFLLILLVVIIGEFFSASSVTIVDTVTLQYLGKHRDRYGLQRMWGSLGWGLAMLSVGIGIDYTRIEVIIEGLGCKAPEYKNYRIVFIVFGVLMSMALIVATQFRFHYNHYKEDENKRKEVEIPQVDGNASTESSDTPSSISQSQSFSFWDLIKLLCSIQYGSVLFVAWFMGFGYGFVFTFLYWHLEDLNGTTTLFGVCSVLSHVSELTAYFFSHKLIELIGHIRVLYIGLACNTARYIYISYLENAWTVLPMEVLQGVTHAAIWAACISYLSAAVPPELRTSAQGILQGLHLGLGRGCGAMIGGVLVNYLGAAATFRGIGMACLVILLLFALIQWLAVPDEKEEKTMLAERIPVPSSPVPIATIDLIHQQSEDIMPRTEPRLPPKKTKHQEEQEDVNKPAWGISSSPWVTLAYAVYQIKEMVQLSKSNLMPENQPLQCSHYRIPQHPN